The following proteins are co-located in the Candidatus Lokiarchaeota archaeon genome:
- a CDS encoding ATP-binding cassette domain-containing protein, with product MPDHEKEIIVDDLKVAFGDFYALKGVSFYANKGEFLGIIGASGAGKTTVLRVLTGQLEPTSGKAFVGGYDVTERIELISLLVGYVPQIEHLSLYYDFTPLENAQFFGRCFGMKPAEIEEKARKILRILGFDEELITKRVKRLSGGERKRVSICLGMIHEPPLLLLDEPTTGLDAHLRHETLNYLKELNFELDTTMAIISHDLEIVDYCTRVCLLEDGYVSRFGTPEDLISSLPGEGESLQVVFPSMSSAIRDRVRSIEGVEYIARTGRNTLKLFIDEPKDNMLEVIHSLNELDVPFEEVSVVEADFFDFFNVKPWKEAEAGGSA from the coding sequence ATGCCAGACCATGAAAAAGAAATTATTGTGGATGACTTGAAAGTTGCGTTTGGTGATTTCTACGCACTCAAAGGAGTCTCGTTCTATGCTAACAAAGGTGAATTCCTTGGAATTATTGGTGCTTCGGGAGCAGGAAAAACAACTGTCTTACGGGTGCTAACCGGACAGCTGGAGCCAACGAGTGGTAAGGCTTTTGTCGGAGGATATGATGTTACTGAACGGATTGAGCTCATAAGCCTCCTAGTGGGATATGTGCCACAGATTGAGCACCTATCACTCTATTATGATTTCACCCCTTTGGAAAACGCGCAATTCTTTGGTCGATGCTTCGGGATGAAACCAGCTGAAATTGAAGAAAAGGCTCGAAAGATACTACGCATCCTGGGCTTTGACGAAGAGCTCATAACAAAACGGGTGAAGCGTCTATCTGGAGGAGAACGCAAGCGGGTTTCTATTTGTCTTGGTATGATTCATGAACCGCCACTATTGCTCCTAGACGAACCCACAACAGGTCTGGATGCCCATCTGCGTCATGAAACACTCAATTATCTCAAGGAACTAAACTTCGAACTTGATACCACAATGGCCATTATTAGTCACGACCTTGAAATTGTTGATTATTGTACACGAGTTTGCCTTCTGGAGGATGGTTATGTTAGCCGGTTCGGCACTCCAGAAGACCTCATTTCAAGTCTCCCTGGTGAGGGAGAAAGCCTTCAAGTTGTTTTTCCTTCGATGTCGTCTGCAATCAGAGACCGAGTACGTTCTATTGAGGGAGTTGAGTACATTGCCCGAACCGGTCGTAACACACTCAAGCTCTTCATAGATGAGCCGAAGGATAACATGCTAGAGGTAATTCATAGCCTCAACGAGCTTGATGTGCCGTTTGAAGAAGTATCTGTAGTTGAAGCAGATTTCTTCGATTTCTTTAATGTAAAGCCTTGGAAAGAAGCCGAGGCAGGAGGAAGTGCTTGA